One Neisseria sicca genomic region harbors:
- a CDS encoding type IV pilus inner membrane component PilO → MSVSKAKNIDIQNLYLLNMPAKLFIAGLAIAGVLSIGYVGIFKEQLETLSTQEAKEAELKETYTKKSIEAVNLHNLQEELASIRSAFDVLLKQLPTDAEIPNLIQELHQAGSANGLRLDSVVPQAPVNDGPIQKLPYEISITGKHNQISQFARDVGGLSRIITLESLKLSQAADGKSGKEGKSDILTLSATATTYKARPAEEVAAELAAKQKEAQANGSDAQNGAEVDNK, encoded by the coding sequence ATGTCTGTAAGTAAAGCAAAAAATATTGATATCCAAAACCTCTATTTGTTAAATATGCCTGCTAAGTTATTTATCGCAGGGTTGGCAATAGCGGGGGTCTTGTCAATAGGATATGTTGGTATTTTCAAAGAGCAACTCGAAACACTTTCTACGCAGGAAGCTAAAGAAGCCGAACTAAAGGAAACATATACGAAAAAAAGTATTGAGGCTGTTAATTTGCATAACCTTCAGGAGGAATTGGCATCTATCCGTTCAGCTTTTGATGTTTTGTTGAAACAACTGCCGACAGATGCTGAAATTCCTAATTTAATCCAAGAATTGCATCAGGCTGGATCCGCTAATGGTTTGCGTTTGGATAGTGTTGTGCCTCAAGCTCCGGTTAATGATGGTCCAATTCAAAAGTTACCCTATGAAATTTCCATTACGGGTAAGCATAATCAGATTAGCCAGTTTGCTCGTGATGTCGGAGGTTTATCGCGAATCATTACTTTGGAATCTCTGAAGCTCTCCCAAGCAGCAGACGGAAAAAGTGGTAAAGAGGGCAAAAGTGATATTTTGACACTGAGTGCCACTGCAACAACTTATAAGGCTCGTCCTGCAGAAGAAGTTGCTGCCGAGCTTGCAGCCAAACAGAAGGAGGCACAGGCTAACGGAAGTGATGCGCAGAATGGTGCTGAAGTTGACAATAAATAA
- a CDS encoding PilN domain-containing protein, giving the protein MIEFVKINLLPYREEIKQRKKQQFKVLMLSALLIGAGLLVLTYLTINNAISRQEDRNALLGKEIEKLDKALGEILKLQQEKENFLSKKQKVEELQEKRSQAAYIIDSLNVVTPDNSYLTALEAESSTSYKITGRASSDNKIAMFMRSLPSTGVFAQPELLSIKKIDNYQEFTLKVLLNNSGHPSVPVQNPAANTTETGEQKQEVK; this is encoded by the coding sequence ATGATCGAATTTGTTAAAATTAACCTTCTTCCTTATAGGGAAGAAATCAAACAGCGCAAAAAGCAACAATTTAAAGTATTAATGCTTTCGGCGTTATTGATAGGTGCAGGTCTGCTTGTGTTGACATATTTGACAATTAATAATGCAATCAGCAGGCAGGAAGACCGTAATGCCCTTCTAGGGAAGGAAATTGAAAAGCTGGATAAAGCTTTGGGAGAAATTCTAAAACTGCAGCAAGAAAAAGAAAATTTCCTATCAAAAAAACAAAAAGTAGAAGAGTTACAGGAAAAACGTTCACAGGCTGCCTATATTATCGACAGCTTAAATGTAGTCACTCCCGATAACTCTTATCTGACAGCGTTGGAAGCAGAAAGTTCGACATCTTACAAAATTACGGGTCGAGCAAGTAGTGATAATAAGATCGCAATGTTTATGCGTTCTTTACCAAGTACCGGGGTTTTTGCTCAGCCAGAACTTTTGAGTATTAAGAAAATTGATAATTATCAAGAATTTACTCTGAAGGTTTTGTTGAATAATTCAGGTCATCCATCAGTACCCGTACAAAATCCAGCCGCGAACACGACTGAAACTGGCGAACAGAAGCAAGAGGTAAAATAA
- the pilM gene encoding type IV pilus assembly protein PilM, whose amino-acid sequence MISLSKSPKSKTSKASKASGGLSNRAAIGIDISQHAIKMVQLTGRSLNQIQLEKYVITKLPKNIVKGNKIQDYDQLVTYLQHTYTQLRSSCKNFVAAVPQSLATIENITYNPRDTELDLDEFAESEISVIGPIDEMSYDYQVTGVSVSPAGQQITTVAARKDDIEPVIEMFENAGLDLSALDLDLLAQRNAYAFWINNHAPELTNEKVAVFGIHATQMYALVMQNGQILYKQETPVSTEQLNQLIQRTYQVTEEKAAQMIASSSKPSDYQTQVADRFNVQVAQEIQRVLQFYYTTQTTETFSNIKHILLTGFASQQAGLAESIFSQTNTATQCIHPVLYAERNNKIDLPQLQIDAPSLTLAFGLALRGL is encoded by the coding sequence ATGATTAGCTTATCAAAAAGCCCTAAAAGCAAAACCAGCAAGGCAAGTAAAGCTTCCGGAGGGTTAAGCAACCGAGCCGCTATCGGCATCGACATCAGCCAGCATGCCATTAAGATGGTTCAGCTGACAGGCCGTAGTTTAAACCAAATTCAGCTAGAAAAATACGTTATTACCAAATTACCTAAAAATATTGTAAAAGGTAACAAAATCCAAGATTACGACCAACTTGTCACCTATTTGCAACATACTTATACGCAATTGCGCAGTTCTTGTAAGAACTTTGTTGCAGCTGTACCACAAAGCTTGGCAACAATAGAGAACATAACTTACAACCCTCGCGATACCGAACTTGATTTGGACGAGTTCGCTGAATCTGAAATTTCAGTAATCGGTCCTATTGATGAAATGAGTTATGACTATCAGGTGACCGGCGTATCCGTTTCCCCGGCGGGGCAGCAGATTACAACCGTAGCAGCTAGAAAAGACGATATTGAGCCTGTTATTGAAATGTTTGAAAATGCAGGGCTTGATCTGTCTGCCTTAGATTTGGATCTTTTGGCTCAGAGAAATGCCTATGCTTTTTGGATTAATAATCATGCACCTGAATTGACTAATGAAAAAGTTGCCGTATTTGGCATTCATGCTACCCAAATGTACGCATTGGTGATGCAAAACGGACAGATTTTGTATAAACAAGAGACCCCTGTCAGTACGGAACAGTTGAATCAACTGATTCAGCGTACTTATCAAGTGACAGAAGAAAAAGCGGCGCAGATGATAGCTTCATCCAGCAAACCATCTGATTATCAAACCCAAGTCGCAGATCGCTTTAACGTTCAGGTGGCGCAAGAAATCCAACGTGTATTGCAGTTTTACTACACTACGCAGACAACAGAGACCTTCTCAAACATTAAACATATTTTATTAACTGGGTTTGCATCGCAACAGGCTGGATTGGCGGAAAGTATTTTTTCTCAAACCAATACTGCGACACAGTGTATTCACCCGGTTTTATATGCTGAACGAAACAATAAAATTGATTTGCCACAGCTGCAAATTGATGCACCGTCTTTAACATTAGCATTCGGATTAGCATTAAGGGGACTGTAA
- a CDS encoding penicillin-binding protein 1A: MIKKIITTCLGLILGLALFGVGLLAIAILVTYPKLPALDSLQHYQPKMPLTVYSADGQIIGVYGEQRREFTKIGDFPKVLKDAVIAAEDKRFYEHWGVDVVGIARAAIGNVVAGGLQSGASTITQQVAKNFYLSNERTFTRKFNEALLAYKIEQTLSKDQILELYFNQIYLGQRAYGFASAAQIYFNKNVKDLTLAEASMLAGLPKAPSAYNPIVNPERAKQRQAYILRNMQEENMITAQQRDQALKEELHYERFVQNIDQNALYVAEMARQELYEKYGEDAYTQGFKVYTTVNTANQRVATEALRKALRNFDRGSSYRGAENYIDLSKTDDVEETISQYLSTLYTVDKMVPAVVLEASKKGVLIQLPSGKRFNLNSYALGFAARAVNNEKMGDDRIRRGSVIRVKGGGNNWSVVQEPLLQGALVSLDAKTGAVRALVGGYDFHSKTFNRATQAMRQPGSTFKPFVYSAALARGMTASTMINDAPLSLPGKGANGSAWNPKNSDGRYAGYITLRQALTASKNMVSIRILMSIGIGYAQQYIQRFGFKPSEIPASLSMALGTGETTPLRVAEAYSVFANGGYKISAYVIDKIYDSEGRLKAQMQPLVAGENAPQAIDPRNAYIMYKIMQDVVRVGTARGASALGRSDIAGKTGTTNDNKDAWFVGFNPSIVTAVYIGFDKPRSMGRAGYGGTIAVPVWVDYMRFALKGVENKGMKAPAGIVNSGGEYYMKERMTTSSDITLDNSGTVPRPAQQPSRQQRPANANTAATPDSDRDGGDRGRGDLQETPVQPSNVNNRQLDSLF; this comes from the coding sequence ATGATTAAAAAGATTATAACGACCTGTCTTGGTTTGATATTAGGATTGGCACTCTTCGGTGTCGGCTTGCTCGCTATTGCGATTTTGGTCACATACCCCAAGTTGCCTGCTCTTGATTCTTTACAACACTACCAACCCAAAATGCCCCTCACAGTATATTCTGCCGACGGTCAGATTATTGGGGTTTACGGTGAACAGCGCCGGGAGTTTACAAAAATTGGAGATTTTCCAAAGGTTTTGAAAGACGCTGTTATTGCCGCAGAAGATAAACGTTTCTATGAGCACTGGGGCGTAGACGTAGTAGGCATTGCCCGTGCCGCTATCGGCAACGTAGTCGCCGGCGGTTTGCAATCGGGTGCCAGTACCATTACTCAACAGGTAGCAAAGAACTTCTACTTGAGTAACGAGCGTACATTTACCCGCAAATTCAATGAAGCCCTATTGGCCTATAAAATTGAGCAGACGCTTAGTAAGGATCAGATTTTAGAACTGTATTTCAACCAAATCTATTTGGGTCAACGGGCATACGGTTTTGCCTCTGCCGCTCAAATCTATTTCAACAAAAACGTGAAAGATTTGACTTTGGCTGAAGCATCCATGCTGGCAGGCCTACCTAAAGCGCCTTCAGCGTATAACCCCATCGTTAACCCCGAGCGCGCCAAACAGCGCCAAGCCTACATCCTGCGAAACATGCAGGAAGAAAATATGATTACTGCACAACAACGCGATCAAGCTTTGAAAGAAGAGCTGCATTATGAACGTTTTGTGCAAAACATCGACCAAAACGCTTTGTATGTTGCTGAAATGGCACGCCAAGAGTTGTATGAAAAATATGGCGAGGACGCATACACCCAAGGCTTTAAGGTCTACACAACCGTCAATACCGCCAACCAACGTGTTGCTACTGAAGCCCTTAGAAAAGCGTTGCGTAATTTCGACAGAGGCAGCAGTTATCGCGGCGCAGAGAACTACATCGACCTCAGCAAAACTGATGACGTAGAAGAAACGATCAGCCAATATCTTTCTACTTTATATACGGTTGATAAAATGGTTCCTGCCGTTGTCTTGGAAGCCTCTAAAAAAGGAGTTCTGATTCAACTGCCTAGCGGGAAAAGATTCAATCTGAACAGCTACGCACTGGGCTTTGCAGCCCGTGCAGTCAACAACGAAAAAATGGGAGACGACCGTATTCGTCGCGGTTCCGTCATCCGTGTCAAAGGCGGCGGCAACAATTGGTCTGTCGTTCAAGAACCCCTATTGCAAGGTGCTCTGGTCTCATTAGATGCAAAAACAGGTGCCGTGCGTGCATTGGTCGGCGGTTATGACTTCCACAGCAAGACATTTAACCGAGCCACCCAAGCCATGCGCCAACCAGGTTCTACCTTTAAGCCTTTCGTATACTCTGCGGCACTCGCCAGAGGCATGACAGCATCCACCATGATTAATGACGCACCACTCTCACTGCCGGGTAAAGGTGCCAATGGTTCTGCTTGGAATCCTAAAAACTCAGACGGCCGTTATGCAGGCTATATCACCCTGCGCCAAGCATTGACCGCCTCTAAAAACATGGTTTCCATCCGAATCTTGATGTCCATCGGTATCGGATACGCGCAACAATACATCCAACGTTTCGGCTTCAAACCGTCCGAAATCCCTGCCAGCCTGTCTATGGCGCTTGGTACCGGTGAAACAACACCATTGCGTGTCGCTGAAGCATATAGCGTCTTTGCCAATGGCGGTTACAAAATTTCCGCATACGTCATCGACAAGATTTATGACAGCGAAGGTCGTCTGAAAGCACAAATGCAACCTCTTGTTGCAGGCGAAAACGCTCCTCAAGCCATCGACCCGCGTAACGCATACATCATGTACAAAATCATGCAGGACGTTGTCCGTGTCGGTACTGCAAGAGGCGCCTCCGCACTTGGCCGTTCCGATATCGCCGGTAAAACCGGTACGACGAACGACAATAAAGATGCATGGTTCGTCGGCTTCAACCCAAGTATTGTCACTGCCGTATACATCGGCTTCGACAAACCGCGCAGCATGGGCCGCGCAGGTTACGGCGGCACGATTGCCGTTCCAGTCTGGGTCGATTACATGCGCTTCGCACTCAAAGGCGTAGAAAACAAAGGCATGAAAGCACCGGCAGGTATCGTGAACAGCGGCGGCGAATACTATATGAAAGAACGTATGACCACCAGCTCCGATATCACTCTGGACAATAGCGGTACCGTTCCACGCCCTGCACAACAACCTTCCCGACAACAACGCCCGGCCAATGCCAACACTGCCGCAACGCCTGATAGCGATCGGGATGGCGGAGACCGCGGTCGCGGTGATTTGCAAGAAACGCCGGTACAGCCAAGCAATGTTAACAATCGACAATTAGACTCGCTGTTCTAA
- the yihA gene encoding ribosome biogenesis GTP-binding protein YihA/YsxC, protein MNLFQNAKFFTTVNHLKDLPDTPAEIAFVGRSNAGKSSAINTLTNHVRLAYVSKTPGRTQHINFFELSNGSFMVDLPGYGYAQVPEAIRTHWVKLLGDYLQQRRQLIGLVLIMDARHPLKELDLRMLDFFHITGRPVHILLSKADKLSKNEQIKTLGSVKKSLKPYMTRQRISVQLFSSLKKQGIEEVNQVVGAWFATHQEEMDNLNIGNPENSESL, encoded by the coding sequence ATGAACCTCTTTCAGAACGCCAAATTCTTCACCACCGTCAACCATCTCAAAGACCTGCCCGACACACCTGCAGAAATCGCATTTGTCGGACGAAGCAACGCAGGCAAATCGAGCGCGATCAATACCCTGACCAACCATGTCCGGCTCGCCTACGTTTCCAAAACGCCGGGACGGACCCAACACATCAATTTCTTCGAATTGAGCAACGGCAGCTTCATGGTCGATTTGCCGGGTTACGGCTATGCACAAGTTCCCGAAGCCATCCGCACGCATTGGGTCAAACTCTTGGGCGACTACCTTCAACAACGGCGCCAGCTCATCGGCTTGGTGTTGATTATGGATGCGCGCCACCCATTGAAAGAGCTGGATTTGCGGATGCTGGACTTTTTCCACATCACCGGCCGCCCTGTGCATATTTTGTTGTCGAAAGCCGACAAGCTGTCGAAAAACGAGCAAATCAAAACTTTAGGCTCAGTCAAAAAATCGCTCAAACCCTATATGACCCGTCAACGCATCAGCGTACAACTGTTTTCCAGCCTTAAAAAGCAAGGCATCGAAGAAGTCAACCAAGTCGTCGGAGCATGGTTTGCTACGCATCAAGAAGAAATGGACAACTTGAATATCGGAAATCCGGAAAATTCCGAGTCATTGTAA
- a CDS encoding c-type cytochrome codes for MKRLTLAALVLAAGAAVAAPKADIAKGKEVATTICAACHAADGNSGIAMYPKLAAQHSAYIYRQTLDIKEGKRTNGSAAVMKPMVMNLSEQDILNVSAFYAKQQAKSGEANPKQNDPVLGGKIYRGGLVDKKVPACMSCHGPSGAGIPGGGTEIGAYPRLGGQHMSYVVDQMKAYKSGQRKNAIMEDIAKRLTEEELNAVSNFIQGLH; via the coding sequence ATGAAACGATTGACTTTAGCGGCCTTGGTTTTGGCTGCCGGCGCGGCTGTCGCTGCCCCGAAAGCGGATATTGCAAAAGGCAAAGAAGTGGCTACTACCATTTGTGCGGCATGTCATGCGGCGGACGGCAACAGCGGCATCGCCATGTATCCAAAGCTCGCCGCGCAACACAGTGCCTATATCTACCGTCAAACCTTGGACATTAAAGAAGGCAAACGTACAAACGGTTCCGCCGCTGTGATGAAACCTATGGTGATGAACCTGTCCGAACAAGACATCCTCAATGTATCTGCATTCTATGCCAAGCAACAGGCCAAATCCGGCGAGGCAAACCCGAAACAAAATGATCCTGTTTTGGGCGGCAAAATTTACCGAGGCGGTTTGGTGGATAAAAAAGTTCCTGCCTGTATGTCCTGCCACGGTCCCAGCGGCGCGGGTATTCCGGGCGGCGGTACCGAAATCGGCGCATATCCGCGCTTAGGTGGCCAACATATGTCTTATGTGGTCGATCAAATGAAGGCATATAAATCCGGACAACGCAAAAACGCGATTATGGAAGATATTGCCAAACGCCTGACCGAAGAAGAGTTGAATGCGGTTTCCAACTTCATCCAAGGTCTGCATTGA
- a CDS encoding cytochrome c biogenesis protein ResB, with translation MRFAVALLSLLGVASVIGTVLQQNQPQVNYVVKFGPFWSQIFNFLGLYDVYASAWFVVIMMFLVISTSLCLIRNVPPFLREIKSFRENAKEKSLAAMRHSTVLEGKMSSEIARRYLEVQGFSCKTVTREDGSVLVAAKKGAMNKWGYIFAHTALIVICLGGLIDSNLLLKIGMLTGRVVPDNHSVYAKDFKPESILGTSNLSFRGNVNITEGQSADVVFLNADNGMLVQDLPFEVKLKKFHIDFYNTGMPRDFASDLEITDKESGKKSEHTIRVNHPLTLHGITIYQASFADGGSDLKFKAWNLGNPSREPVTLRATSMRDFPLDIGNTSYKLEFDQFTSMNVEDMSKSSEKEQTLQSAINDVRAVSQENKKYTNIGPSVVYRIRDKAGQAVEYKNYMLPVKQEQDYFFITGTRTGLEQQYRWLRIPADKTFKPDTFMAMRELLKDEAARKAVIRNATLNAPDNIREQFTLAAENTLGIFAKGGYLALDEFITKNIPKEQQEKMQGYFYEMLFGVMNAVLEETIQKYKLPAWPQDEARNRFLLHSMDAYTGLTEYPAPMLLQLDGFEEVRSSGLQMTRSPGAFLVYLGSVLLVLGTIFMFYIREKRAWVLFSDDHIRFAMSSSRNERDLQKEFPQHTQSLQRLAKDLNHDA, from the coding sequence ATGCGTTTTGCCGTTGCCTTGCTCAGTCTTCTGGGCGTCGCTTCGGTTATCGGGACGGTGTTGCAGCAAAACCAGCCGCAGGTCAATTATGTTGTGAAATTCGGTCCGTTTTGGTCGCAGATTTTCAACTTTTTAGGCTTGTACGATGTTTATGCGTCCGCTTGGTTTGTGGTCATCATGATGTTTTTGGTGATATCGACCAGCTTGTGCCTGATTCGCAATGTTCCGCCTTTTCTCCGCGAAATCAAATCGTTCCGTGAAAACGCCAAAGAAAAATCATTGGCGGCGATGCGCCATTCGACTGTGTTGGAAGGCAAGATGTCGTCTGAAATTGCCCGGCGTTATCTCGAAGTACAAGGCTTCAGCTGCAAAACCGTAACGCGCGAAGACGGATCGGTTTTGGTTGCCGCCAAAAAAGGGGCGATGAACAAGTGGGGCTATATTTTTGCCCATACCGCGCTGATTGTGATTTGCTTGGGCGGCTTGATAGACAGCAACCTTCTGCTGAAAATCGGTATGCTGACCGGACGTGTCGTGCCGGACAACCATTCCGTCTATGCCAAAGACTTCAAACCAGAAAGCATTTTGGGTACGTCGAACCTGTCGTTCCGCGGCAATGTGAACATTACCGAAGGGCAAAGCGCGGACGTGGTCTTTCTCAATGCCGACAACGGGATGCTGGTTCAGGATTTGCCGTTTGAAGTGAAGCTGAAGAAATTCCACATCGACTTTTACAATACCGGGATGCCGCGTGATTTTGCCAGCGATTTGGAAATTACCGACAAGGAAAGCGGCAAAAAATCCGAACACACCATCCGCGTCAACCATCCGCTGACGCTGCACGGCATCACCATCTATCAAGCGAGCTTTGCCGACGGCGGCTCCGATTTGAAGTTCAAAGCCTGGAATTTGGGCAATCCCAGCCGCGAGCCGGTAACGCTCAGGGCGACATCTATGCGCGACTTCCCACTCGACATCGGCAATACGTCCTACAAACTGGAGTTTGACCAATTCACGTCTATGAACGTGGAAGACATGAGCAAGTCGTCTGAAAAAGAGCAAACCCTGCAATCAGCGATTAACGACGTGCGCGCCGTCTCTCAAGAAAACAAAAAATACACCAACATCGGCCCGTCCGTTGTTTACCGAATCCGCGACAAAGCGGGTCAGGCTGTTGAATATAAAAACTACATGCTGCCCGTTAAGCAGGAACAGGATTATTTCTTCATCACCGGTACGCGCACAGGTCTGGAACAGCAATACCGTTGGCTGCGCATTCCTGCCGATAAGACTTTCAAACCCGATACCTTCATGGCGATGCGCGAACTCTTGAAAGACGAAGCCGCACGCAAAGCCGTCATCCGCAACGCGACCTTGAACGCGCCCGACAACATCCGCGAGCAATTCACCCTTGCCGCCGAAAACACCTTGGGCATTTTTGCGAAAGGCGGCTATTTGGCGTTGGACGAATTTATCACCAAGAACATCCCCAAAGAGCAGCAGGAAAAAATGCAGGGATATTTTTACGAAATGCTGTTCGGCGTCATGAACGCCGTATTGGAAGAAACCATCCAAAAATACAAGCTGCCCGCATGGCCTCAAGACGAAGCGCGTAACCGCTTCCTGCTGCACAGCATGGACGCCTATACCGGCCTGACCGAATACCCCGCCCCCATGCTCCTGCAACTGGACGGCTTTGAAGAAGTCCGCTCCTCCGGCTTGCAAATGACCCGTTCGCCCGGTGCATTTTTAGTCTATTTAGGCTCTGTTTTGCTGGTTCTCGGCACGATATTTATGTTCTACATCCGCGAGAAACGCGCGTGGGTCCTGTTTTCAGACGACCACATCCGCTTTGCCATGTCTTCCAGCCGCAACGAGCGCGACCTGCAAAAAGAGTTTCCGCAACATACACAAAGCCTGCAACGACTGGCGAAAGATTTGAACCATGACGCATAA
- the ccsB gene encoding c-type cytochrome biogenesis protein CcsB, translated as MTHNHNPLPEHELLTHKSFLKSLNTVDCLFALLTAAGAFFAQTRIQHTMDIYEMVILWASAGITVFLGWFFKPMRWFAPLCAVLAYGAVMLYDGDITHSDGFLLKYFLSSQSAIMWQCAFVFFALFAYITGAVLAQRKNVATNTLLGMGSVFAWVSAVAGFTGLLVRWHESYLLRPDAGHIPVSNLYEVFILFLVITALMYLYYEARFAVQKLGGFVFSFMAIVVGFVLWYSFSREAHTIQPLIPALQSWWMKIHVPANFIGYGAFCIAAMLGIAELWALRNENAGKKSWLPHSQVIEEVMYKAIAVGFLFFTIATILGALWAADAWGRYWSWDPKETWAFIVWLNYAVWLHLRLVAGWRGKILAWWAVIGLFVTAFAFIGVNMFLSGLHSYGTL; from the coding sequence ATGACGCATAACCATAACCCCCTACCCGAACACGAGCTGCTGACGCACAAATCGTTCCTCAAGTCCCTGAATACGGTCGACTGCCTATTCGCCCTCCTGACCGCAGCCGGCGCATTCTTCGCCCAAACCCGCATTCAGCACACCATGGACATCTACGAAATGGTGATTTTGTGGGCAAGCGCGGGCATTACCGTCTTTTTAGGCTGGTTTTTTAAACCCATGCGCTGGTTTGCCCCCTTGTGTGCCGTCCTCGCATACGGCGCCGTCATGCTCTACGATGGCGACATCACACATTCCGACGGCTTCCTGCTCAAATACTTCCTCAGCAGCCAGTCCGCGATTATGTGGCAATGCGCCTTCGTCTTCTTCGCACTCTTCGCCTACATCACCGGTGCCGTGTTGGCACAACGCAAAAACGTCGCCACCAACACCCTGCTCGGCATGGGTTCCGTATTCGCCTGGGTGTCCGCCGTCGCAGGCTTTACCGGACTTTTAGTGCGCTGGCACGAAAGCTACCTCCTGCGCCCTGACGCAGGACACATCCCCGTTTCCAACCTCTACGAAGTCTTCATCCTCTTCCTCGTCATCACCGCTCTGATGTACCTCTACTACGAAGCCCGTTTCGCCGTACAAAAACTCGGCGGCTTCGTCTTCAGCTTCATGGCGATCGTCGTCGGCTTCGTCCTTTGGTACAGCTTTTCCCGCGAAGCGCACACCATCCAACCCCTGATTCCCGCCCTGCAATCATGGTGGATGAAAATCCACGTCCCCGCCAACTTCATCGGCTACGGCGCATTCTGTATCGCCGCCATGCTCGGCATCGCCGAACTCTGGGCATTGAGAAACGAAAACGCCGGCAAAAAATCATGGCTGCCGCATTCGCAAGTCATCGAAGAAGTCATGTATAAAGCCATCGCCGTCGGCTTTTTATTCTTCACCATCGCCACCATCCTCGGCGCACTGTGGGCAGCCGACGCATGGGGACGCTACTGGAGCTGGGACCCGAAAGAAACTTGGGCATTCATCGTCTGGCTCAACTACGCCGTCTGGCTGCACCTGCGCCTCGTCGCCGGCTGGCGCGGCAAAATCCTCGCATGGTGGGCAGTCATCGGACTGTTCGTTACCGCCTTCGCCTTCATCGGCGTCAACATGTTCCTGAGCGGCCTGCACTCTTACGGCACCTTGTAA
- a CDS encoding class II glutamine amidotransferase: MCQLLGMNCNTPTDIVFSFEGFRRRGGITDHHADGFGIGFFEGKGVRLFHDDKPSAASPVADLVRAYQIKSENVIAHIRKASQGQTSLANTHPFMREMWGEYWLFAHNGHLIDFYPEQGEYYHAVGTTDSERAFCYILNRLRSRFASKPDPDTLFDALAALTHEIRRFGLFNFVMSNGDNLFAHASTLLHYIVRKAPFGKARLLDDDVMVDFSEVTTPNDKVAVIATLPLTRDETWSQLAVNELVMFRQGDIARSDRPEQPVYMSVEEGLAIARAVGVSV, from the coding sequence ATGTGCCAACTGCTCGGCATGAACTGTAACACCCCCACAGATATCGTCTTTTCCTTTGAAGGCTTCCGCCGCCGCGGCGGCATTACCGACCACCATGCAGACGGTTTCGGCATCGGCTTTTTCGAAGGCAAAGGCGTACGCCTGTTCCACGACGACAAACCCAGCGCCGCCTCGCCCGTAGCCGACCTCGTTCGCGCCTACCAAATCAAATCCGAAAACGTCATCGCCCACATCCGCAAAGCCTCGCAAGGACAAACCTCGCTGGCAAACACCCACCCCTTCATGCGCGAAATGTGGGGCGAATACTGGCTGTTTGCACACAACGGCCATTTAATCGATTTCTACCCCGAACAAGGCGAGTATTACCATGCCGTCGGCACCACCGACTCCGAACGCGCCTTCTGCTACATCCTCAACCGCCTGCGCAGCCGCTTCGCCAGCAAGCCCGACCCGGACACCCTATTCGACGCCCTCGCCGCACTGACCCACGAAATCCGCCGCTTCGGACTGTTCAACTTCGTTATGTCCAACGGCGACAACCTGTTTGCCCACGCCAGTACGCTTTTGCACTACATCGTACGCAAAGCCCCGTTCGGCAAAGCACGGCTTTTGGACGACGACGTCATGGTCGATTTTTCCGAAGTCACCACCCCCAACGACAAAGTCGCCGTCATCGCCACCTTACCGCTGACCCGCGACGAAACTTGGTCGCAACTGGCAGTGAACGAACTGGTCATGTTCCGACAAGGCGACATCGCCCGCAGCGACCGTCCTGAACAACCCGTCTACATGAGTGTAGAAGAAGGCTTGGCAATCGCCCGCGCCGTCGGCGTATCCGTTTAA
- the nrdR gene encoding transcriptional regulator NrdR, which yields MKCPFCQHPNTQVTDSRLLEETNSIRRRRRCVECGQRFSTFETVEMRMPQVIKSNGTRVAFNPHKLRTSLERALHKRPIAQEKIDETVALIEQRLYQSGNKEVPSRMVGEMAMEELAKIDQVAYVRFASVYKSFNDVSEFTQAIATLVQTDGK from the coding sequence ATGAAATGTCCGTTTTGTCAGCATCCCAATACTCAAGTCACTGATTCGCGGCTCTTGGAAGAGACGAACAGCATCCGCCGCCGCCGCCGTTGCGTGGAGTGCGGGCAGCGGTTCAGTACGTTTGAAACGGTCGAAATGCGGATGCCGCAGGTGATTAAATCCAACGGTACGCGCGTGGCGTTTAATCCGCACAAGCTGAGAACCAGTTTGGAACGGGCTTTGCACAAACGCCCGATTGCCCAGGAAAAAATCGATGAAACGGTCGCGCTGATTGAGCAGCGTCTGTATCAGTCGGGCAACAAGGAAGTGCCGTCGCGCATGGTGGGGGAAATGGCGATGGAGGAATTGGCAAAAATCGATCAGGTCGCCTATGTCCGTTTTGCTTCCGTGTATAAAAGTTTCAACGACGTGTCCGAATTTACTCAGGCAATCGCCACGCTGGTGCAGACTGACGGGAAATAG